In one Nocardioides sp. NBC_00368 genomic region, the following are encoded:
- a CDS encoding ATP-binding protein, translating into MPQVSRIAIVNRGEAAMRLIHAVRDLNARGSSEGTIRTIALHTDVDAGAAFVREADETHLLGAAADRPYLDLAVLEQALVASRADAAWVGWGFVAEDPAFAELCDRLGVTFIGPSAEAMRKLGDKIGSKLIAEEVGVPVAPWSRGGVDTLEEALASAEEIGYPLMLKATAGGGGRGIRKVTSGAELADAYQRTRDEAERAFGSGVVFLEKLVTDARHVEVQVIADGQGTAWAIGVRDCSVQRRNQKVIEESSSPLLTDDQAADLKASAERLANAVGYAGAGTVEFLYHPGEKTFAFLEVNTRLQVEHPITEVVTGTDLVALQIQVASGAPLTGDRPSERGHAVEARLNAEDPDRDFAPAPGRISRLEFPAGPGIRVDTGVAEGDTIPADFDSMIAKVIAWGADREQALARLRRAMGETTVIIDGGATNKSFILDLLDQPEVTTGSPTWADTGWIDRVRGEGRLQAARHAGVALVAAAIEGYDEAERSEIARMLQTAQGGRPQIQHDPARTIELKLRGATYALTVRQSGPARYQVTITAGGERRTLTATLERIDEVHGRLTVDGHRYRLVTATHGPVHLVEVDDVMHRVSRDEGGMLRSPAPALVVSTPLAVGDEVEAGHPVLVLESMKMETALTAPFTGRVKELLVRVGSQVETAAPLLRLEPTDGAEGEQASSVSLADLDLPAPTTEPGRTNGALADLSSLLLGYDVEEDQRPVLLAAHLASRSAGEPADTLRAEMDLLALFTDFAELSRNRPAGDEPSTELRVHSSREFFHTYLRSLDPDRGALPDHFRDKLQRVLAHYGVTDLERTPELERAVFRIFLAQQHPADVDVAIGVLQRWLGDPPPATEDAAAVRALLERMVRATQLRFAVVGDLARSVRFGWFDQPAVDDERRAVLEGVPAEVAALTDQDAPDRAARIDALAAVPEPLVGFLRDRLVDGIPEREPLLEVLIRRHYRDYHLHDLTVTGTGEGDGRPVAHAEYATDDKGATRVVSTIGDVTELGDPDGPLATAITSAMTSDHDDVVEIYLRWTGAPADPDQASAELATMLAGQEFARRARRVTIAVCHPAPQPIDYFTYRHHADGAPHIPTAELVEDSLVRGMHPMVGRRLNLWRLSEFEVTRLAAPDDVLLYECVARANPADRRLVAAAQARQLAVVRDDEGRVIALPHVERAVENCLEAIRRVRTARGREGTKLDVNHVWVTVWPVVEADLDQITALQNKITPLSEGAGIEEVLAEGRVASPDGGEPTRLAIRFHAQPGAGVVADVIEPPTEPLAPLDEYAAKVLRARRRGLVYPYELQRALAAGGTVVEHDLDDSGVLVPVDRAPGLNKAGIIVAVVTTPSTLYPEGITRVVLCGDPLKSLGALSEPECARVIAAIDLAERMRVPLEWFAVSAGARISMESGTENMDWVAAALRRIVQFTQDGGEINIVVAGINVGAQPYWNAEATMLMHTKGILVMTPDSAMVLTGKQSLDFSGGVSAEDNHGIGGYDRVMGPNGQAQYWVPDLAGAFRVLMAHYEHTYVAPGETGPRRAPTADPIDRDVSSFPHAGDFTCVGEIFSAEHNPDRKRPFDIRTVMRALADADHEMLERWAGMADADTAVVVDTRIGGYPVSLVGIESKPVPRAGFPPTDGPDTYTAGTLFPRSSKKVARAINAASGNRPLVVLANLSGFDGSPESMRNLQLEYGAEIGRAVVNFQGPIVFCVISRYHGGAFVVFSKHLNPSMTVLAIEGSYASVLGGAPAAAVVFAAEVAKRAAADPRVAVLEERIDHAEDGERGELVVELAELRAQLRADKIAEVAAEFDDVHNIHRAVEVGSVDEVIAASDLRPKVIDVIERAWGKE; encoded by the coding sequence GTGCCACAGGTCTCTCGAATTGCCATCGTCAACCGCGGTGAAGCCGCGATGCGTCTGATCCATGCCGTCCGCGACCTCAACGCGCGGGGATCGTCCGAAGGGACGATCCGCACCATCGCGCTGCACACAGACGTCGACGCCGGAGCGGCGTTCGTACGCGAGGCCGACGAAACCCACCTGCTGGGCGCGGCGGCGGACCGCCCGTACCTCGATCTCGCCGTCCTCGAGCAGGCACTGGTCGCCTCCCGGGCGGACGCCGCCTGGGTCGGCTGGGGCTTCGTCGCCGAGGACCCCGCTTTCGCCGAGCTCTGCGACCGGCTGGGCGTCACCTTCATCGGTCCCAGCGCCGAGGCGATGCGCAAGCTGGGCGACAAGATCGGCTCGAAGCTGATCGCCGAGGAGGTCGGCGTCCCGGTGGCTCCCTGGAGCCGCGGCGGTGTCGACACGCTCGAGGAGGCGCTCGCCAGCGCCGAGGAGATCGGCTACCCGCTCATGCTCAAGGCCACCGCCGGTGGTGGCGGTCGCGGCATCCGGAAGGTCACCTCCGGCGCCGAGCTCGCCGACGCCTACCAGCGCACCAGGGACGAGGCGGAGCGGGCGTTCGGCAGCGGCGTCGTGTTCCTCGAGAAGCTGGTCACCGACGCCCGCCACGTCGAGGTCCAGGTGATCGCCGACGGCCAGGGCACCGCCTGGGCGATCGGCGTACGTGACTGCTCGGTGCAGCGGCGCAACCAGAAGGTCATCGAGGAGTCGTCCTCCCCGCTGCTGACCGATGACCAGGCGGCCGACCTCAAGGCATCGGCCGAGCGACTCGCCAACGCCGTCGGCTACGCCGGCGCCGGCACCGTCGAGTTCCTCTACCACCCGGGTGAGAAGACGTTCGCGTTCCTCGAGGTCAACACCCGCCTCCAGGTCGAGCACCCGATCACCGAGGTCGTGACCGGCACCGATCTGGTCGCGCTGCAGATCCAGGTGGCCTCCGGCGCACCTCTCACCGGCGACCGGCCGTCCGAGCGGGGCCACGCGGTCGAGGCCCGGCTCAACGCCGAGGACCCGGACCGCGACTTCGCACCCGCCCCGGGCCGGATCAGCCGGCTCGAGTTCCCTGCCGGACCGGGCATCCGGGTCGACACCGGGGTGGCGGAGGGCGACACGATCCCCGCCGACTTCGACTCGATGATCGCCAAGGTGATCGCCTGGGGTGCCGACCGCGAGCAGGCCCTGGCGCGGCTGCGCCGGGCGATGGGGGAGACCACCGTCATCATCGACGGCGGTGCGACCAACAAGAGCTTCATCCTCGACCTCCTCGACCAGCCCGAGGTCACCACCGGCAGCCCGACCTGGGCCGACACCGGGTGGATCGACCGGGTGCGCGGGGAGGGGCGGCTGCAGGCCGCCCGGCACGCCGGCGTCGCACTCGTCGCCGCCGCGATCGAGGGTTACGACGAGGCCGAGCGCAGCGAGATCGCCCGCATGCTCCAGACCGCCCAGGGCGGCCGGCCGCAGATCCAGCACGACCCTGCCCGCACCATCGAGCTCAAGCTGCGCGGGGCGACGTACGCCCTGACCGTGCGGCAGTCCGGACCCGCCCGCTACCAGGTCACCATCACCGCCGGGGGAGAGCGGCGCACCCTCACCGCCACCCTCGAGCGGATCGACGAGGTCCACGGCCGGCTCACCGTCGACGGCCACCGCTACCGGCTGGTGACCGCCACCCACGGCCCGGTCCACCTGGTCGAGGTCGACGACGTGATGCACCGGGTCAGCCGCGACGAGGGGGGCATGTTGCGCTCGCCCGCGCCGGCGCTCGTCGTCTCCACCCCGCTCGCCGTCGGCGACGAGGTGGAAGCCGGTCATCCGGTGCTGGTGCTCGAGTCGATGAAGATGGAGACCGCGCTGACCGCGCCGTTCACCGGCCGGGTCAAGGAGCTCCTGGTCCGGGTCGGGAGCCAGGTCGAGACCGCGGCGCCGCTGCTGCGCCTCGAGCCGACCGACGGGGCCGAGGGAGAGCAGGCGAGCAGTGTCAGCCTGGCCGACCTCGATCTGCCTGCGCCGACCACCGAGCCCGGCCGCACCAACGGCGCGCTGGCCGACCTGAGCAGCCTGCTGCTCGGCTACGACGTCGAGGAGGACCAGCGCCCGGTGCTGCTCGCCGCCCACCTGGCCTCCCGCTCCGCCGGTGAGCCCGCCGACACCCTCCGCGCCGAGATGGACCTGCTGGCGCTGTTCACCGACTTCGCCGAGCTCAGCCGCAATCGCCCGGCCGGGGACGAGCCCTCCACCGAGCTGCGTGTGCACAGCTCGCGGGAGTTCTTCCACACCTATCTGCGCAGCCTGGACCCCGACCGGGGCGCGCTCCCGGACCACTTCCGGGACAAGCTGCAGCGGGTGCTCGCGCACTACGGGGTGACCGACCTGGAACGTACGCCGGAGCTCGAGCGCGCGGTGTTCCGCATCTTCCTCGCCCAGCAGCATCCTGCTGACGTCGACGTCGCGATCGGGGTGCTGCAGCGCTGGCTCGGCGACCCGCCGCCGGCCACCGAGGACGCCGCCGCGGTCCGCGCGCTGCTCGAGCGGATGGTGCGCGCCACTCAGCTCCGGTTCGCCGTCGTCGGCGACCTGGCCCGCTCGGTCCGGTTCGGCTGGTTCGACCAGCCGGCGGTCGATGACGAGCGTCGCGCGGTGCTGGAGGGCGTACCGGCCGAGGTCGCCGCGCTCACCGACCAGGACGCTCCCGACCGGGCCGCCCGTATCGACGCGCTCGCGGCCGTGCCCGAGCCGCTGGTCGGCTTCCTCCGCGACCGGCTGGTCGACGGGATTCCCGAGCGGGAGCCGCTGTTGGAGGTGCTGATCCGGCGACACTATCGCGACTACCACCTGCACGACCTGACAGTCACCGGTACTGGGGAGGGCGACGGACGCCCGGTGGCGCATGCCGAGTACGCCACCGACGACAAGGGCGCGACCCGGGTGGTCTCCACCATCGGCGACGTGACCGAGCTCGGCGACCCCGACGGCCCGCTCGCCACCGCCATCACCTCGGCGATGACCTCCGACCACGACGACGTCGTCGAGATCTACCTGCGCTGGACGGGCGCGCCTGCTGATCCGGACCAGGCCTCGGCCGAGCTCGCCACGATGCTGGCCGGGCAGGAGTTCGCCCGCCGGGCCCGCCGCGTCACGATCGCGGTCTGCCATCCCGCGCCGCAGCCGATCGACTACTTCACCTACCGCCACCACGCGGACGGCGCCCCGCACATCCCGACCGCCGAGCTGGTCGAGGACTCGCTGGTCCGGGGCATGCACCCGATGGTCGGTCGCCGGCTCAACCTGTGGCGCCTCAGCGAGTTCGAGGTCACCAGGCTTGCGGCGCCCGACGACGTCCTGCTCTACGAGTGCGTCGCCCGGGCGAACCCCGCCGACCGCCGGCTCGTCGCGGCTGCCCAGGCCCGCCAGCTCGCCGTCGTACGCGACGACGAGGGCCGCGTGATCGCGCTGCCGCACGTGGAGCGTGCCGTGGAGAACTGCCTCGAGGCGATCCGCCGCGTACGCACCGCCCGAGGCCGCGAGGGCACCAAGCTCGACGTCAACCACGTATGGGTGACGGTGTGGCCGGTGGTCGAGGCGGACCTCGACCAGATCACCGCGCTGCAGAACAAGATCACCCCGCTCAGCGAAGGGGCGGGGATCGAGGAGGTCCTCGCCGAGGGCCGCGTGGCGTCTCCGGACGGCGGCGAGCCGACCCGGCTGGCGATCCGCTTCCATGCCCAGCCGGGCGCGGGCGTCGTCGCCGACGTCATCGAGCCACCGACCGAGCCCCTCGCTCCGCTGGACGAGTACGCCGCCAAGGTGCTCCGCGCCCGACGCCGCGGCCTCGTCTACCCCTATGAGCTCCAGCGCGCCCTGGCCGCGGGCGGCACCGTCGTCGAGCACGACCTCGACGACTCCGGCGTGCTCGTGCCGGTCGACCGTGCCCCCGGGCTCAACAAGGCCGGCATCATCGTCGCCGTCGTGACCACCCCGAGCACGCTCTACCCCGAGGGCATCACCCGCGTCGTACTCTGCGGCGACCCGCTCAAGTCGCTCGGCGCGCTCTCGGAGCCCGAGTGTGCCCGGGTGATCGCGGCCATCGACCTCGCCGAGCGGATGAGGGTCCCGCTCGAGTGGTTCGCGGTCTCGGCCGGTGCCCGGATCTCGATGGAGAGCGGCACCGAGAACATGGACTGGGTCGCCGCCGCGCTGCGCCGGATCGTCCAGTTCACCCAAGACGGCGGCGAGATCAACATCGTCGTCGCCGGGATCAACGTCGGCGCCCAGCCCTACTGGAACGCCGAAGCGACGATGCTGATGCACACCAAGGGCATCCTGGTGATGACCCCGGACAGCGCGATGGTGCTCACCGGCAAGCAGTCGCTCGACTTCTCCGGTGGTGTGTCCGCCGAGGACAACCACGGCATCGGCGGCTACGACCGGGTCATGGGCCCGAACGGGCAGGCCCAGTACTGGGTCCCCGACCTGGCCGGCGCCTTCCGGGTGCTCATGGCCCACTACGAGCACACGTACGTTGCCCCCGGCGAGACCGGGCCGCGCCGTGCCCCGACGGCCGACCCGATCGACCGCGACGTGTCGTCCTTCCCGCACGCGGGTGACTTCACCTGCGTCGGCGAGATCTTCTCGGCCGAGCACAACCCCGACCGCAAGCGCCCGTTCGACATCCGCACCGTGATGCGGGCGCTGGCCGACGCCGACCACGAGATGCTCGAGCGGTGGGCCGGCATGGCCGACGCCGACACCGCCGTGGTCGTCGACACCCGTATCGGCGGCTACCCGGTCAGCCTGGTCGGCATCGAGTCCAAGCCGGTGCCGCGCGCCGGCTTCCCTCCGACCGACGGTCCGGACACCTACACCGCGGGCACCCTGTTCCCGCGGTCGTCGAAGAAGGTCGCGCGCGCGATCAACGCGGCCTCGGGCAACCGACCCCTGGTGGTGCTCGCCAACCTGTCCGGCTTCGACGGCTCCCCGGAGTCGATGCGCAACCTGCAGCTCGAGTACGGCGCCGAGATCGGCCGCGCGGTCGTCAACTTCCAGGGCCCGATCGTCTTCTGCGTCATCTCCCGCTACCACGGCGGCGCGTTCGTGGTGTTCTCCAAGCACCTGAACCCGTCGATGACCGTGCTCGCCATCGAGGGCTCGTACGCCTCGGTCCTCGGTGGCGCCCCCGCAGCGGCCGTCGTGTTCGCCGCGGAGGTCGCCAAGCGGGCCGCGGCCGACCCGCGCGTCGCCGTGCTCGAGGAGCGCATCGACCACGCCGAGGACGGTGAAC
- a CDS encoding isomerase: MTETIETYVRFWNTEPGEPQRRVGAQLFTPDVSYVAPNADLVGVEALVGFTRTFVENVGAYEFLARAEPETHHDRARLAWEIRVGGASFAEGTDVLVTDADGRITGVTTFVDRAPVVAAEHHGGAA; encoded by the coding sequence ATGACCGAGACCATCGAGACGTACGTGAGGTTCTGGAACACCGAGCCCGGCGAGCCGCAGCGCCGGGTCGGTGCCCAGCTGTTCACCCCGGACGTCAGCTACGTCGCCCCGAACGCGGACCTCGTCGGCGTCGAGGCGCTCGTCGGGTTCACCCGGACGTTCGTCGAGAACGTCGGCGCCTACGAGTTCCTCGCCCGCGCCGAGCCGGAGACCCACCACGACCGGGCCCGTCTGGCGTGGGAGATCCGCGTCGGCGGGGCCTCTTTCGCCGAGGGCACCGACGTGCTCGTCACCGACGCGGACGGACGGATCACCGGCGTGACGACCTTCGTCGACCGTGCGCCGGTCGTCGCGGCCGAGCACCACGGTGGTGCGGCGTGA
- a CDS encoding helix-turn-helix domain-containing protein — MTVAAEVPVGELVRRWRERRRRSQLDVSIAAELSARHLSFIETGRARPSRDMIERLCVELDIPLRDRNALHLAAGFAPAYRERPLPDLGVARTAVETVLSGHEPNPALAVNVRWELLAANRSMQRFLGDVDESLLEPPVNVLRATLHPDGLAPRIRNFVQWRAHAVRRVRRQLERTAAEGLADLLAEIESYPVPSGADLTASADDNDLVVPMRLASDGGDLAFHYALTVFGAARDVTLDEIAIETFFPADRATADFVRSQTETLRPRG; from the coding sequence ATGACGGTGGCTGCGGAGGTGCCTGTGGGTGAGCTGGTACGACGCTGGCGCGAGCGGCGGCGCCGCTCCCAGCTGGACGTGTCGATCGCCGCCGAGCTGTCGGCGCGGCACCTCAGCTTCATCGAGACCGGACGGGCCAGACCGAGCCGCGACATGATCGAGCGGCTCTGCGTCGAGCTCGACATCCCCTTGCGGGACCGCAACGCCCTGCACCTGGCGGCGGGATTCGCCCCGGCGTACCGGGAACGGCCGCTGCCCGACCTGGGTGTCGCGAGGACCGCGGTGGAGACGGTGCTGTCCGGTCACGAGCCCAATCCCGCGCTGGCCGTCAACGTCCGCTGGGAGCTGCTGGCGGCCAACCGGTCCATGCAGCGCTTCCTCGGCGACGTCGACGAGTCGCTGCTCGAGCCGCCGGTGAACGTGCTGCGCGCGACGCTGCATCCCGACGGTCTGGCACCGAGGATCCGCAACTTCGTCCAGTGGCGGGCGCACGCCGTCCGTCGGGTCCGGCGTCAGCTGGAGCGCACCGCCGCCGAGGGCCTGGCCGACCTGCTGGCCGAGATCGAGTCCTACCCGGTGCCCTCCGGTGCCGACCTCACTGCCTCGGCGGACGACAACGACCTGGTGGTGCCCATGCGCCTCGCCTCCGACGGCGGCGACCTGGCGTTCCACTATGCACTGACCGTCTTCGGCGCCGCGCGCGACGTGACCCTGGACGAGATCGCGATCGAGACCTTCTTCCCCGCCGACCGGGCGACCGCCGATTTCGTCCGATCTCAAACTGAGACGCTCCGGCCTCGCGGGTGA
- a CDS encoding putative quinol monooxygenase, with protein sequence MIFITARFAVKPEHADDWIEISRAFSEATRAEEGCLWYDWSRSVDDPNLYVLVEAFVDEAAGGVHVGSEHFREAQRSLPRYLSRTPDIVHFQIPQSDWSELGELAVTA encoded by the coding sequence ATGATCTTCATCACCGCACGGTTCGCCGTGAAGCCCGAGCACGCCGACGACTGGATCGAGATCTCGCGCGCGTTCTCCGAGGCTACCCGCGCCGAGGAGGGCTGCCTCTGGTACGACTGGAGCCGCTCCGTCGACGATCCGAACCTCTACGTCCTGGTCGAGGCGTTCGTCGATGAGGCCGCCGGTGGCGTACACGTCGGTTCGGAGCACTTCCGCGAGGCCCAGCGGTCGCTGCCGCGATACCTCTCGCGGACCCCCGACATCGTCCACTTCCAGATCCCCCAGTCGGACTGGTCGGAGCTGGGTGAGCTCGCCGTCACGGCGTGA
- a CDS encoding FAD-binding oxidoreductase produces MRPDGDDTTTIDTLRRLLPADILVTDPNIMAGYRTDRAPWAAAGRPAAVVRPRHTSQVQATVRACHDLLVPVVTRGAGTGLTGAANAVDGGIVLSTEHLDGIVEINATERYAVVGPGLTSDALRDEAARHRLWYPPDPASAEWSTIGGNVATNAGGLCCAKYGVTRDYVMALEFVDGRGRLHRAGRRTAKGVVGLDIAGLLVGSEGALGVITEATLRLRPLSTQARTVVAGFPSLRSAGCAVAAVRAAGLTPAALELLDHATLRAIDTWHRTGDLDAAVLIARIDTSAAAGEAEAAAVLARFDAAGATWSTRSSDPREAEELFGIRRLAYPSVERLGDVLTEDICVPVSTLADVLEAVRLVAERREVTIATIAHAGDGNLHPLIVTERGDHAAADRARAAFDELIDLALAHGGTISGEHGVGRLKRGGMRRELTPEVVALQEQIKSVFDPRGILNPGAML; encoded by the coding sequence ATGCGACCTGACGGCGATGACACGACGACCATCGACACCCTGCGCAGGCTGCTCCCGGCGGACATCCTGGTGACGGATCCGAACATCATGGCCGGCTACCGCACCGATCGGGCTCCGTGGGCCGCCGCCGGCCGTCCCGCAGCGGTGGTGCGACCGCGCCACACCAGCCAGGTCCAGGCGACGGTACGGGCCTGTCATGACCTGTTGGTGCCCGTGGTGACCCGGGGCGCCGGCACCGGGCTCACCGGTGCCGCGAACGCTGTCGACGGGGGCATCGTCCTGAGCACCGAGCACCTGGACGGCATCGTCGAGATCAACGCCACCGAGCGCTACGCCGTGGTCGGCCCCGGGCTCACCAGCGATGCCCTCCGTGACGAGGCGGCCCGGCACCGGCTCTGGTACCCGCCGGACCCGGCGAGCGCCGAGTGGTCGACGATCGGCGGCAACGTCGCCACCAACGCCGGTGGGCTCTGTTGCGCGAAGTACGGCGTCACTCGTGACTACGTCATGGCCCTCGAGTTCGTCGACGGGCGGGGCCGTCTCCACCGGGCCGGACGCCGCACGGCGAAGGGGGTCGTCGGGCTCGACATCGCCGGGCTCCTGGTCGGCTCCGAAGGCGCGCTCGGTGTCATCACGGAGGCCACGTTGCGGTTGCGTCCGCTCTCGACGCAGGCCCGCACCGTGGTCGCCGGCTTTCCCTCCCTGCGTTCCGCCGGATGCGCCGTCGCAGCGGTACGAGCCGCCGGGCTGACCCCGGCCGCGCTGGAGCTCCTGGACCATGCCACCCTGCGCGCGATCGACACCTGGCACAGGACGGGCGACCTGGATGCCGCCGTACTGATCGCCAGGATCGATACGTCAGCCGCAGCCGGCGAGGCCGAGGCCGCGGCGGTCCTCGCCCGGTTCGACGCCGCAGGCGCGACCTGGTCGACCCGGTCGAGCGATCCGCGCGAGGCCGAGGAGCTGTTCGGGATCCGTCGTCTCGCCTATCCCTCCGTCGAACGGCTGGGCGACGTGCTGACGGAGGACATCTGCGTCCCTGTCTCCACGCTCGCCGACGTCCTGGAGGCCGTTCGCCTCGTCGCCGAACGACGCGAGGTGACGATCGCGACGATCGCTCACGCGGGCGACGGCAACCTGCACCCGCTGATCGTGACGGAGCGCGGCGATCACGCGGCCGCGGACCGGGCTCGGGCCGCCTTCGACGAGTTGATCGACCTCGCGCTCGCACACGGCGGGACGATCTCCGGCGAGCACGGCGTGGGGCGGCTCAAGCGTGGGGGCATGCGCCGTGAGCTCACTCCCGAGGTGGTTGCGCTCCAGGAGCAGATCAAGTCCGTGTTCGACCCACGCGGCATCCTGAATCCGGGCGCGATGCTCTGA
- a CDS encoding IclR family transcriptional regulator — protein METTSLDAVEGIPAQSTTQIPGQIPAQKRVLNSAIHIANTLAIISENPMGVSAKVLARRLEQSLSTTYYALQTLTDVGMIEHSPTTSGLYTLGPQIAALYRGYVANRTQPERLAAVLQDLRDETRARAYLGWWKQGDLEIADTRGRRGAAELRDISAGYRGGAHALALGKVMLASIGFDRWPDYLREPRLRRFTDHTLDTPDRLRREVLRMREAGFATDVDEYELGVSCVAAPVRDSAGRVIAGLGVSVSSRRFLDEREQLELAVRRAARDATRMYVELDPLTAMVYERARA, from the coding sequence ATGGAAACAACCAGCCTGGACGCAGTCGAAGGCATTCCTGCACAGAGCACCACCCAGATCCCGGGACAGATTCCGGCGCAGAAGAGAGTCCTCAACTCCGCGATCCACATCGCCAATACGCTCGCGATCATCTCCGAGAATCCGATGGGGGTGTCGGCCAAGGTGTTGGCCCGTCGCCTCGAGCAGAGCCTGTCGACCACCTACTACGCGCTGCAGACGCTGACGGACGTGGGGATGATCGAGCATTCGCCGACGACGTCGGGTCTGTACACCCTCGGTCCGCAGATCGCCGCTCTGTACCGCGGCTACGTCGCCAACCGGACGCAGCCGGAGCGACTCGCGGCGGTGCTGCAGGATCTGCGCGACGAGACCCGCGCGCGGGCCTACCTCGGCTGGTGGAAGCAGGGCGATCTGGAGATCGCGGACACCCGAGGACGCCGGGGCGCGGCGGAGCTGCGTGACATCTCGGCGGGTTACCGCGGTGGTGCGCACGCCCTCGCCCTCGGCAAGGTCATGCTGGCCTCGATCGGCTTCGATCGCTGGCCCGACTACCTGCGGGAGCCGCGACTGCGGCGGTTCACCGATCACACCCTCGACACCCCCGACCGGCTGCGTCGCGAGGTGCTGCGGATGCGAGAGGCGGGGTTCGCGACCGATGTGGACGAGTACGAGCTGGGCGTCTCCTGCGTGGCGGCCCCGGTGCGTGACAGCGCCGGACGGGTGATCGCGGGTCTGGGCGTTTCCGTCTCGTCGCGTCGTTTCCTGGACGAGCGTGAGCAGCTGGAGCTGGCGGTCAGGCGGGCAGCCCGCGACGCGACCCGGATGTACGTCGAGCTCGACCCGCTCACGGCCATGGTGTACGAGCGAGCCAGGGCATGA
- a CDS encoding sigma-54-dependent Fis family transcriptional regulator encodes MPSAMPSWSDVLTHSLERLKERASTDPDAGVRDGILASWRRSYDSQALGDRLDLPYDDNLNLSTRLVRAARPVIEKVQNDIDGSPLTLILGDSTGKVLLRHSGEPCLEGQLDRALLAPGFSYAEKYAGTNGIGTALEDRSTALVRGAEHFNEQLQVFACVGVPVRDPITRRQLGVLDITTWADRAHPALTALVRQAGASIEDSLLTMSSRGARSLLEEYLRSSRAAEDRIIAVSDEAFIGSATAATRIGGLGRPELWALTVDALGSSDRAEISLMSGTEYATTLTVRALRSPYGRLDGAIVEIPSSAPAPPIQQSSPAQPRGAHQLSPLVLGPMAMVGRMAAARLPVCLVGEPGTGKRTLIQDIATREFPGRTVVVIDCGDDDIEAKLGSVGEHLADGRPVIVRDADGLASGRLAELVSSMDLPSASGWLTFTTRRHHKSAEGSEEAEGDLAAAGIPMIALPPLRARVQDLRVLLPDMVRRLSRGRVTSVSPELLTRLIREPWPGNLAEVVELVTTMIPSATDSVLREQHLPADFGSGLRYRLTPLEWMTRDAIVESLRACDWDKARAAEALGMSRASIYRKIKAYNIEPGA; translated from the coding sequence ATGCCCAGTGCCATGCCGAGCTGGTCCGACGTGCTGACGCACTCCCTCGAACGGCTCAAGGAACGAGCATCGACCGACCCCGATGCCGGGGTCCGCGACGGGATCCTCGCCTCCTGGCGTCGCTCCTACGACAGCCAGGCGCTCGGCGACCGTCTCGACCTGCCCTACGACGACAACCTCAACCTCTCGACCAGGCTGGTCCGCGCCGCCCGCCCCGTCATCGAGAAGGTCCAGAACGATATCGACGGCAGCCCGCTGACGCTCATCCTCGGCGACAGCACCGGCAAGGTGCTGCTGCGCCACTCCGGCGAGCCCTGCCTCGAGGGACAGCTCGACCGCGCGCTGCTCGCTCCGGGGTTCAGCTACGCCGAGAAGTACGCCGGCACCAACGGCATCGGCACCGCTCTCGAGGACAGGTCGACCGCCCTCGTGCGAGGTGCCGAGCACTTCAACGAGCAGCTCCAGGTGTTCGCCTGCGTCGGCGTTCCCGTGCGCGACCCCATCACCCGCCGCCAGCTCGGCGTCCTGGACATCACCACCTGGGCGGACCGTGCGCATCCCGCGCTCACGGCGTTGGTCCGACAGGCCGGCGCCTCGATCGAGGACAGTCTGCTCACCATGTCGAGCCGAGGTGCTCGGTCGCTGCTGGAGGAGTATCTGCGCAGCAGCCGGGCCGCCGAGGACCGCATCATCGCCGTCAGCGACGAGGCGTTCATCGGATCCGCCACCGCGGCCACCCGCATCGGCGGACTGGGGCGACCCGAGCTGTGGGCGCTGACTGTGGACGCGCTCGGCAGCTCCGACCGCGCCGAGATCTCCCTCATGTCCGGCACCGAGTACGCCACCACCCTGACCGTGCGTGCCCTCCGCTCGCCCTACGGCCGACTCGACGGCGCGATCGTCGAGATCCCTTCCTCCGCTCCGGCGCCGCCGATCCAGCAGTCGAGCCCGGCCCAGCCCCGCGGAGCCCACCAGCTCAGCCCGCTGGTCCTCGGCCCGATGGCCATGGTCGGCCGCATGGCGGCCGCCCGCCTGCCGGTGTGTCTCGTCGGCGAGCCCGGCACCGGCAAGCGCACCCTCATCCAGGACATCGCGACGCGCGAGTTCCCGGGGCGTACGGTCGTCGTCATCGACTGCGGTGACGACGACATCGAGGCCAAGCTCGGCTCGGTCGGCGAGCATCTCGCCGATGGTCGTCCCGTCATCGTCCGCGACGCCGACGGACTGGCGTCGGGACGTCTCGCGGAGCTGGTCAGCAGCATGGATCTACCCTCGGCCAGCGGCTGGCTCACCTTCACCACGCGCAGGCATCACAAGAGCGCCGAGGGATCCGAGGAGGCCGAGGGCGACCTGGCCGCCGCCGGCATCCCGATGATCGCCCTTCCCCCGCTGAGGGCACGCGTCCAGGACCTACGCGTCCTGCTGCCCGACATGGTTCGCCGGCTGAGCCGCGGACGTGTCACCTCGGTCTCCCCCGAGCTGCTCACCCGCCTGATCCGCGAACCGTGGCCGGGGAACCTCGCCGAGGTCGTCGAGCTGGTCACCACCATGATCCCCTCGGCGACCGATTCCGTCCTGCGCGAGCAGCACCTGCCGGCAGACTTCGGCAGCGGGCTGCGGTATCGGCTCACCCCGCTGGAATGGATGACCCGGGACGCCATCGTGGAGTCGCTGCGCGCCTGCGACTGGGACAAGGCGCGCGCCGCCGAGGCGCTCGGCATGTCCCGGGCCTCGATCTACCGCAAGATCAAGGCCTACAACATCGAGCCCGGCGCCTGA